The Dermochelys coriacea isolate rDerCor1 chromosome 7, rDerCor1.pri.v4, whole genome shotgun sequence genome window below encodes:
- the LOC119859321 gene encoding actin-related protein 2-B-like — protein MDSQGRRVVVCDNGTGFVKCGFAGSNFPEHIFPALVGRPIIRSTARVGNIEIKDLMVGDEASELRSMLEVNYPMENGIVRNWDDMKYLWDYTFGPEKLNVDPRSCKILLTEPPMNPTKNREKIIEVMFETYQFEGVYIAIQAVLTLYAQGLLTGVVVDSGDGVTHICPVYEGFSLPHLTRRLDIAGRDITRYLIKLLLLRGYAFNHSADFETVRMMKEKLCYVGYNIEQEQKLAQETTVLVESYMLPDGRVIKVGGERFEAPEALFQPHLINVEGVGVAELLFNTIQAADIDTRAEFYKHIVLSGGSTMYPGLPSRLEREIKQLYLERVLKGDVEKLSKFKIRIEDPPRRKHMVFLGGAVLADIMKDKDTFWLQRAEYLEKGTRILEKLGVTVR, from the exons ATGGACAGCCAGGGCCGCAGGGTGGTGGTGTGCGACAATGGCACGGGG tTCGTTAAGTGTGGCTTTGCCGGCTCCAACTTCCCTGAGCACATCTTCCCCGCACTGGTTGGGCGCCCCATCATCCGCTCCACCGCTCGTGTGGGCAACATTGAGATCAAG gacCTGATGGTAGGGGATGAGGCCAGCGAGCTGCGCTCCATGCTGGAGGTGAACTACCCCATGGAGAACGGCATTGTGCGCAATTGGGACGACATGAAGTACCTGTGGGACTACACCTTCGGGCCCGAGAAACTCAACGTCGACCCCCGCAGCTGTAAGATCCTGCTCACCGAGCCCCCCATGAACCCCACCAAGAACCGCGAGAAGATCATCGAG gtGATGTTCGAGACGTACCAGTTCGAAGGCGTGTATATCGCCATTCAGGCCGTGCTGACTCTCTACGCCCAGG GCCTGCTGACTGGGGTGGTGGTGGACTCTGGGGACGGTGTGACCCACATCTGCCCTGTCTATGagggcttctccctgccccacctcacccgGCGGTTGGACATCGCGGGACGGGACATCACCCGCTACCTCATCAAG CTCCTGTTGTTGCGGGGTTACGCCTTTAACCACTCTGCTGATTTCGAGACGGTGCGGATGATGAAGGAGAAGCTCTGCTACGTGGGATACAACATTGAGCAGGAGCAGAAGCTGGCTCAGGAGACCACAGTGCTGGTGGAGTCCTACATG ctgcccgatGGGCGTGTGATCAAGGTGGGGGGTGAGCGGTTTGAGGCGCCCGAGGCCTTATTCCAGCCCCACCTCATCAATGTGGAGGGTGTGGGTGTAGCTGAGCTGCTATTCAACACCATCCAGGCAGCTGATATCGACACCAG gGCAGAGTTCTACAAGCACATTGTGCTGTCAGGCGGCTCCACCATgtacccgggcctgccctctcgGCTGGAGCGTGAGATCAAACAGCTCTACCTGGAGCGGGTGCTCAAGGGCGACGTGGAGAAGCTGTCG AAATTCAAGATCCGGATTGAGGACCCACCACGGCGGAAGCACATGGTGTTCCTGGGGGGTGCCGTGTTGGCTGACATCATGAAGGACAAGGATACCTTCTGGCTGCAGCGAGCCGAGTACCTGGAAAAGGGGACTCGCATCctggagaagctgggggtcaCTGTGAGATAG